A genomic stretch from Bacterioplanes sanyensis includes:
- a CDS encoding sigma-54 interaction domain-containing protein, producing the protein MALSPQQLTHRYQRILESMSEGVYGLDANGHATFVNPAAERLTGWSQEEIQGQSIHQFHHHSHADGSHYPHEDCPIYQTLITGDSAHRDNEVFWRKDGNCFAVEYSSTAIIEDGEITGAVVVFKDITERLQQQRSLQAALQQVQQLKQHLQSENRYLQEELQQQKTSTELLGQSEPMHQLEEAIRQVAPTPSCVLIQGESGTGKELVAEAVHRLSQRSQRTLVKVNCGALSDTLLESELFGHERGAFTGAHQRRAGRFEQADGGTLFLDEVGELSAAAQVKLLRVLQNGELQRLGSESTLKVDVRVIAATHRDLTAMVRDGLFRADLYFRLNVFPLQVAPLRERRSDIPLLIQHYLQRLARRLNKPMPTLTPAQLRQLMHYHWPGNVRELVNVLEHALILGQHELRLPALSSDISPEQTSARPLSMMDAERRHILHALDYCQGVVGGKQGAAALLELPESTLRSRMKKLGIR; encoded by the coding sequence ATGGCCCTGTCTCCTCAGCAACTGACGCATCGCTACCAGCGTATTCTCGAATCCATGTCCGAAGGTGTCTATGGCCTGGATGCCAACGGCCACGCCACCTTCGTCAATCCTGCCGCCGAGCGCCTCACCGGCTGGAGCCAGGAAGAAATCCAAGGCCAGAGTATTCATCAGTTTCATCATCACAGCCATGCCGACGGCAGCCACTACCCGCACGAAGACTGCCCGATTTATCAAACCCTGATTACCGGCGACAGCGCCCACCGCGATAACGAAGTATTCTGGCGTAAAGATGGCAACTGTTTTGCGGTGGAATACTCCAGCACCGCCATCATCGAAGACGGCGAAATCACCGGTGCCGTGGTGGTGTTTAAAGACATCACCGAACGCCTGCAGCAACAGCGGTCCCTGCAAGCTGCGTTGCAACAGGTGCAACAGTTAAAACAACACCTGCAGTCAGAAAATCGCTACTTGCAAGAAGAGCTGCAGCAGCAAAAAACCAGTACCGAACTGCTGGGGCAAAGCGAACCCATGCACCAGTTGGAAGAGGCCATTCGCCAGGTGGCGCCAACGCCGAGCTGCGTATTGATTCAAGGTGAAAGCGGTACCGGTAAGGAGCTGGTCGCCGAAGCGGTCCACCGCCTGAGTCAACGCAGCCAACGCACACTGGTAAAGGTCAACTGCGGCGCGTTAAGTGACACCTTGTTAGAAAGTGAATTGTTTGGCCACGAACGCGGTGCCTTTACCGGTGCTCACCAACGTCGCGCTGGACGCTTTGAGCAAGCCGACGGCGGTACCCTATTCCTCGACGAAGTGGGCGAACTGTCTGCCGCAGCGCAGGTAAAACTACTGCGCGTATTGCAAAACGGTGAGCTGCAACGTCTCGGCAGTGAAAGCACGTTAAAAGTGGATGTGCGCGTTATCGCTGCCACCCACCGAGACCTCACTGCCATGGTGCGCGACGGTCTATTTCGGGCAGACCTGTATTTTCGCCTTAACGTCTTTCCGTTGCAGGTAGCCCCGCTACGTGAGCGCCGCAGCGATATTCCGTTGTTAATTCAACATTATTTACAACGCTTGGCACGCCGACTAAACAAACCCATGCCCACCCTGACCCCAGCACAACTGCGCCAGCTGATGCACTATCACTGGCCAGGCAATGTTCGTGAACTGGTCAACGTGCTGGAACATGCATTGATCTTGGGGCAACACGAATTACGTTTGCCCGCGTTGAGTAGCGACATCAGCCCAGAGCAAACCAGCGCTCGACCGTTGTCAATGATGGACGCGGAGCGACGACATATTTTGCATGCATTGGATTACTGCCAAGGCGTGGTGGGTGGTAAACAGGGTGCGGCAGCGTTGCTGGAGTTACCGGAGTCGACGTTACGGTCACGGATGAAAAAATTAGGGATACGATAA